CTATAAGTGATACAATATCTTTGTAATTTTATTAATCTTATGCTAGGAGTCAATAAATGAAACTAATAAAAAAGACAATTGGTAAAATTGTATATGGCACCACCCAAATCATCTCTAAATTATTTGATGCATTAATAAGTTTCATAGAAATCACTGTTTCATTAGTAAAAAGTGCTATGAGTTTATTTTTTGGTTTTTTAATGGTTGGGGGATGTTTTCTAGTACTTATAATGTTAGGTCCCCTTACATTTACTCTGTTAACAGAACCAAACTTATTACTTTTTATAATATTTATTATTATCTATCCCCTATTAGGTACAATTCTGTTAGCATATATAAAATATTTTAAATATATGGTTACAGAATATTTATTTGACCTCTCTAATCACTTGATAAATGATAAGAACAGACGGTTTAATTCATTTATAGAATATGGAGAAGAGTATAAAAGAAAAGAATATGCTAAAAAGGAAAAGGAACGAAGAGAGAGACAGTATCAACAACAAAAAGAATGGGAAGAAAAGTTTAAAAGATGGCAACAATATTCAGGAGATAGACAATATAATTGGTATGGTCAAAGTAACTATCAAACTTATACAAACCCAAATATTGATTTTAAAAAGAAATATGAAGAAAGCTGTGACATTTTAGATATTAGCTATAATGCAAATAAAGATGAAATAAGAAAAGCATTTCGAAAAAAAGCAAAAAAATATCACCCAGATGTAAATGATTCTCCTGATGCTTCAAACTTATTTAAGAAAATAAATGATGCTTATGAGTTTTTAAATGATACTAATATAGAAAGATATAGAAACATTGAATAAAGAAGGAGTTTTGTAATGAAATGGCTAAAGAATTTTATGATAGGTAGATATGGTCTAGACCAACTATCTATAGCTCTAATTGTTCTAGCATTGTTTTTTTCTGTATTAGCACCAATAATACAAAACCCGGTGTTAGAAGCTCTTTATATTGTAACAATAGTTATTTTGTTTTATCGAATATTATCTAAAGATATAACAAAGCGTTCTCAGGAAAATAGAAAATTTCTTGAATTTTGGAGTCCTATAAGAAAAAAATTCTCTAATAAAAAGAACCGCTTAAAAAATTCTAGATACTATCGCTATTATAACTGTCCAAATTGCAAACAAGACCTACGTGTTCCAAAAGGAAAAGGTAATATCATTATTACCTGTCCTAAATGTACCACTAAATTATCTAAAAAGACCTAATATATTTAATAGAAGGTAAATATGATTATTTATAGAATATAATCTATAATATTATAGATGGGTTGTTATCTGGAGGGATTAATTTGGCAAGAAAAAAATCTTACTATGCAGTAAGACAAGGACGTAAGACTGGTATATACTACTCATGGGATGAATGTAAAA
This Natranaerobius trueperi DNA region includes the following protein-coding sequences:
- a CDS encoding DnaJ domain-containing protein; this encodes MKLIKKTIGKIVYGTTQIISKLFDALISFIEITVSLVKSAMSLFFGFLMVGGCFLVLIMLGPLTFTLLTEPNLLLFIIFIIIYPLLGTILLAYIKYFKYMVTEYLFDLSNHLINDKNRRFNSFIEYGEEYKRKEYAKKEKERRERQYQQQKEWEEKFKRWQQYSGDRQYNWYGQSNYQTYTNPNIDFKKKYEESCDILDISYNANKDEIRKAFRKKAKKYHPDVNDSPDASNLFKKINDAYEFLNDTNIERYRNIE